A stretch of Nitrospirota bacterium DNA encodes these proteins:
- a CDS encoding precorrin-3B C(17)-methyltransferase → MAIECADVIIGYETYLNIITPLLEGKEVISSGMMQEIERCSQAIEMASEGRVVALVSGGDPGIYGMAGLVFEILSAEEGKSISSEEKDKNFRPQTSELQNFRTSELFVEVIPGIAALNAAASRLGAPLMHDFASISLSDLLTPWDVIVKRLEASAASNFVIVLYNPKSKKRTEQIKIAHEIISKYRNPETPVGIVRHATKPEEEIVITTLGQMLKHKIDMQSIIIIGNSQTFIWKNWMVTPRGYGNKFKIAG, encoded by the coding sequence ATGGCAATTGAATGTGCAGATGTTATCATAGGATATGAGACATACCTCAACATTATAACACCATTGCTCGAAGGCAAAGAGGTTATTTCCTCAGGGATGATGCAGGAGATTGAAAGATGCAGTCAGGCAATCGAGATGGCATCTGAAGGTAGAGTTGTAGCACTGGTGAGTGGTGGTGATCCTGGAATCTATGGAATGGCAGGGCTGGTGTTTGAAATATTAAGTGCTGAAGAAGGGAAGAGCATAAGCTCTGAAGAAAAAGATAAAAACTTTAGACCCCAGACTTCAGAACTTCAGAACTTCAGAACTTCAGAACTTTTTGTTGAGGTCATCCCCGGCATAGCTGCCCTGAATGCTGCTGCCTCAAGGCTTGGAGCGCCACTTATGCATGATTTTGCGTCTATAAGCCTGAGTGATCTCCTTACCCCATGGGATGTAATAGTAAAGAGGCTTGAGGCATCTGCTGCATCAAACTTTGTCATAGTACTGTATAACCCAAAGAGCAAAAAAAGGACAGAGCAAATAAAGATTGCGCATGAGATTATCTCTAAGTATAGAAACCCAGAGACTCCTGTCGGCATAGTGAGGCATGCAACAAAACCTGAGGAAGAGATTGTTATAACAACCCTGGGGCAGATGCTTAAGCATAAAATAGACATGCAGAGTATAATAATAATCGGCAATTCTCAGACATTTATCTGGAAAAACTGGATGGTGACACCGAGGGGATATGGAAATAAATTCAAGATTGCAGGATGA
- a CDS encoding DUF72 domain-containing protein, which produces MNIHLGTCSWTDPTLLRSGFYPKGVNTPEDRLRYYSRREELKEWAEKIKRLSAIARIIYGMFNNCQGNKAIMNAMDLREMLLTG; this is translated from the coding sequence ATGAACATCCATCTCGGCACATGCTCATGGACGGATCCAACGCTTCTAAGGAGTGGATTCTATCCAAAGGGTGTAAATACCCCTGAAGATAGACTGAGATACTACTCCCGCAGGGAGGAACTAAAGGAATGGGCAGAGAAGATAAAGAGACTCTCTGCTATTGCAAGGATAATCTATGGGATGTTTAATAACTGTCAGGGGAATAAGGCTATAATGAATGCTATGGATTTGAGGGAAATGCTTCTGACAGGATGA
- a CDS encoding DUF433 domain-containing protein, with protein sequence MEIAPRITIDEKVRFGKPVIKGTRVPVDLIIGKLAGRMTYDEVMSEYDLTKEDILATLDYAAKHLSDEEVRAVI encoded by the coding sequence TTGGAAATTGCTCCAAGAATTACGATTGACGAAAAAGTCAGGTTTGGCAAACCTGTAATAAAAGGAACCCGCGTCCCTGTAGATTTGATTATTGGCAAATTGGCTGGCAGGATGACTTACGATGAAGTCATGTCTGAGTATGACCTCACAAAAGAAGATATTTTAGCTACACTGGATTATGCTGCAAAACACCTATCAGATGAAGAGGTTAGGGCTGTAATTTAG
- a CDS encoding NTPase → MGKEVFDKNRCVCLLTGKPGSGKTILIKRILSETKLNAGGFYTEEIRVNNQRQGFKIVTLNGKDGILAHVNISGPYKVGKYGVNLEALEQIVVPVIRQAIQKNELIIIDEIGRMELFSSSFKDAVIEAMQCGKPVLGTIMLKPHPWADGIKRLKQVNIVLLTPAEWDETVQQILQWLDFWKVRVREKF, encoded by the coding sequence ATGGGAAAAGAGGTCTTTGATAAAAATAGATGTGTCTGTCTGCTTACAGGCAAACCAGGGAGTGGTAAAACTATCCTTATAAAGAGAATCCTTTCAGAGACAAAACTAAATGCAGGTGGATTTTATACTGAGGAAATAAGGGTAAACAATCAGAGACAGGGATTTAAAATCGTTACCTTAAATGGAAAAGATGGTATTCTGGCGCATGTGAATATCTCAGGACCATATAAAGTGGGTAAATATGGTGTTAACTTAGAGGCCCTCGAGCAAATAGTTGTTCCTGTCATTCGTCAGGCTATTCAAAAAAACGAATTAATAATCATCGACGAAATTGGAAGGATGGAACTTTTTTCATCCTCTTTCAAAGATGCAGTAATAGAAGCTATGCAGTGTGGAAAACCAGTTCTTGGCACTATCATGCTAAAGCCTCATCCATGGGCTGATGGTATCAAACGACTTAAACAGGTAAATATTGTTTTACTAACCCCTGCTGAATGGGATGAAACTGTCCAGCAAATACTTCAGTGGTTGGATTTTTGGAAGGTGAGAGTACGAGAGAAATTTTGA
- a CDS encoding cobalt-precorrin 5A hydrolase — MAKIYHSITLNSQLSTLNSLNAFSSLSQLIKEIWHKYRALIFIMATGIVVRTIAPFIKDKRTDPAVIVLDEKGRYVISLLSGHAGGANELTRRFAHYVGAEAVITTASDVQGRLSLDLWAMEKNLFIENWDKLKQISARIVNGERIKVYIEQNIEHRTARLSSPKSQNTEVNLPDGLIPVDRIDKAEILITNRVVKSVLSFIEGKKALILRPRNLVLGIGCNRGTKKNQIENTVKEAFRKYGFSMNSIKGIATIDIKRNEPGLMRFADAYGMEIYFFTRDELNTVNGIEASTASLKATGAIGIAEPSALLGAKHVVSGAKLTDRLVIPKIKKEDVTLAVAEADFSL, encoded by the coding sequence ATGGCAAAGATATATCACTCCATAACTCTCAACTCTCAACTCTCAACTCTCAACTCTCTCAATGCCTTCTCCTCTCTGTCACAACTTATAAAAGAAATATGGCATAAATACCGTGCCTTAATCTTTATTATGGCAACGGGCATTGTCGTGAGGACAATCGCCCCATTTATAAAAGACAAGAGGACTGACCCTGCAGTTATCGTCCTTGATGAAAAAGGCAGATATGTAATAAGTCTTTTGAGTGGTCATGCTGGAGGAGCCAATGAACTTACAAGAAGGTTTGCACATTACGTTGGAGCAGAGGCAGTGATAACAACAGCATCGGATGTGCAGGGAAGGCTCTCACTTGACCTGTGGGCGATGGAGAAGAATCTCTTTATAGAAAACTGGGATAAGCTAAAGCAAATCAGTGCAAGAATTGTTAATGGTGAAAGGATAAAGGTTTATATAGAACAGAACATAGAGCACAGAACGGCTCGACTGAGCTCGCCGAAGTCACAGAACACAGAGGTAAACCTTCCTGATGGACTTATACCTGTTGATCGTATTGATAAAGCAGAGATTTTAATCACAAATAGAGTAGTCAAGTCTGTCCTGAGCTTTATCGAAGGAAAAAAGGCATTAATCCTGAGACCCAGAAACCTTGTGCTTGGCATCGGCTGCAATCGTGGGACAAAGAAAAACCAGATTGAAAATACAGTGAAAGAGGCATTCCGTAAGTATGGATTTTCTATGAATTCTATTAAGGGCATTGCAACGATTGATATTAAAAGAAATGAGCCAGGGCTTATGAGATTCGCAGACGCCTATGGGATGGAGATATATTTTTTCACAAGAGATGAATTGAATACGGTGAATGGTATTGAGGCATCTACAGCATCTTTAAAAGCCACAGGCGCTATAGGGATTGCTGAACCATCTGCCCTTCTCGGTGCTAAGCATGTAGTGAGCGGAGCAAAACTAACGGATAGGCTGGTAATACCAAAGATTAAAAAGGAGGACGTAACATTAGCAGTAGCAGAGGCAGACTTTTCATTATAG